A region of Odocoileus virginianus isolate 20LAN1187 ecotype Illinois chromosome 11, Ovbor_1.2, whole genome shotgun sequence DNA encodes the following proteins:
- the CDK18 gene encoding cyclin-dependent kinase 18, with amino-acid sequence MNKMKNFKRRFSLSVPRTETIEESLAEFTEQFNQLHNRRNEDLQLGPLDGDPQPESGTFSPTDSGEDRGQPSPGVQYRRQNQRRFSMEDISKRLSLPVDIRLPQEFLQKLQLESPDLPRPLTRMSRRASLSDIGFGKLETYVKLDKLGEGTYATVFKGRSKLTENLVALKEIRLEHEEGAPCTAIREVSLLRNLKHANIVTLHDLVHTERSLTLVFEYLDRDLKQYLDHCGNLMSMHNVKIFMFQLLRGLAYCHRRKILHRDLKPQNLLINERGELKLADFGLARAKSVPTKTYSNEVVTLWYRPPDVLLGSTEYSTPLDMWGVGCIHYEMATGRPLFPGSTVKEELHLIFRLLGTPTEETWPGVMALSEFRAYNFPRYLPQPLLSHAPRLDPDGINLLSGLLLYESKSRVSAEAALRHPYFRSLGERVHQLEDTASLFSLKEIQLQKDPGYQRLAFQQPGRGKNRRQSIF; translated from the exons ATGAACAAGATGAAGAACTTTAAGCGCCGCTTCTCCCTATCCGTGCCCCGCACGGAGACCATCGAGGAGTCCTTGGCGGAGTTCACAGAGCAGTTCAACCAGCTCCACAACCGGCGCAACGAGG ACCTGCAGCTTGGTCCTCTTGATGGAGACCCCCAGCCAGAGTCCGGCACCTTCTCCCCCACAGACAGTGGGGAGGACCGCGGGCAGCCATCCCCAGGCGTGCAGTACCGGCGGCAGAACCAACGCCGCTTCTCCATGGAG GACATCAGTAAGAGGCTCTCTCTGCCCGTGGACATCCGCCTGCCCCAGGAATTCCTACAGAAGCTGCAGCTGGAGAGCCCAGACTTGCCCAGACCGCTCACCCGGATGTCCCGCCGCGCGTCCCTG TCAGATATCGGCTTTGGGAAACTGGAAACATACGTGAAACTAGACAAGCTGGGAGAG GGAACCTATGCCACGGTCTTCAAGGGGCGCAGCAAACTGACGGAGAACCTCGTGGCCCTGAAGGAGATCCGGCTGGAGCATGAGGAGGGGGCGCCCTGCACCGCCATCCGCGAGG TGTCTCTCCTGCGGAACCTGAAGCACGCCAACATCGTGACGCTGCATGACCTCGTGCACACCGAGCGCTCGCTCACCCTGGTGTTTGAGTACCTG GACCGAGACCTGAAGCAGTATCTGGACCACTGTGGGAACCTCATGAGCATGCACAACGTCAAG atTTTCATGTTCCAGCTGCTCCGGGGCCTCGCCTACTGCCACCGCCGCAAGATCCTGCACCGGGACCTGAAGCCCCAGAACCTGCTCATCAATGAGAGAGGGGAGCTGAAGCTGGCTGATTTTG GACTGGCCCGGGCCAAGTCAGTGCCCACGAAGACCTACTCCAATGAGGTGGTGACCCTGTGGTACAGGCCCCCCGACGTGCTGCTGGGGTCCACGGAGTACTCCACCCCCCTCGACATGTG GGGTGTGGGCTGCATCCACTACGAGATGGCCACAGGGAGGCCGCTCTTCCCCGGCTCCACGGTCAAGGAGGAGCTACACCTCATCTTCCGACTCCTCG GGACCCCCACGGAAGAGACGTGGCCCGGGGTGATGGCCCTGTCCGAGTTCCGAGCCTACAACTTCCCCCGGTACCTCCCGCAGCCGCTCCTCAGCCATGCTCCCAG GTTGGACCCTGACGGCATCAACCTCCTGAGCGGCCTCCTCCTG TATGAATCCAAGAGCCGCGTGTCAGCAGAGGCGGCACTGAGGCACCCCTACTTCCGGTCTCTGGGGGAGCGTGTGCACCAGCTTGAAGACA ccgcctccctcttctccctgaAGGAGATCCAGCTCCAGAAGGATCCCGGCTACCAGCGCCTGGCCTTCCAGCAGCCAG GGCGAGGGAAAAACCGGCGGCAGAGCATCTTCTGA